The Myripristis murdjan chromosome 8, fMyrMur1.1, whole genome shotgun sequence genomic sequence AGAGCTGTATGACTGAAATACTTCCAGCTTGGCAGGGTGTCCAAAGCagtcaaagatgtttgaaaccATCTCTCTCAGCCACTTGAATTGGCACCAGATCCTGGTGACAGGCAAGAAATAATAAACGCTGTCATGCTGGTGACAATGTTTATTATTTCTTGCCATCTGTTGCCCATCTTGTCATAAGGCGCTCTTTTGCAGATTGACTCTGCCAACTTTgctgagtgtttttgttttgctggtacCTCAGCTGGTCGGTCGTGGTTGACCGCTGCCTCCTGAAGCTTTTCATATTCCTCATATTCGTGTGGTGGTTtgttaaaacaataattaaGATATTACGATATATGTCGCACACACTTAACTTGTTCTGAGGGAAAAACTCTTTCATGTTCTCAGTCTGCTCTGTCAGAAAAGATCAGCTGAATGTGAAACTTGggagttatttttcatttcatatgcTGAAGTAAAACTATAAGCTGCTCCCTCACTTCATTGACTGTCTagctcacttgttttttttatcctattaTGGTCATGTTCACTCTGATTGTGGGTGAAAAAATCCAGAACGTGTGTTGCATGTTTTGGGAGAGCTTACAAACTGCTAATAGTCAATGGGACACAGTGCAGacataattgtaaaaaaaagcaaaacactgtaaaaagtatCAGAGGTGTGGGTTAAAGTAGGTTGCGTGGCCTTAACAAGTAAAGCAGCCATCATTGTTTCACAGTCAGCAGACTGTTTGCCTAATCTTGACGGGttgtaaacattttaaatttaaattgattAAAACACCCTGTTTAGCACATGTGATATTATCGCCTAAAGGTGTAAGAAGGTGTGTGAAAAACCAAGTTTGCCCAGTGGCACATGCAGTAAGTCACCTTCTCTAGGGATACAAAGGTCAAAGGCTTGAAACCCCACATGGCCTCTGGAGGTCATGTTAAGTTGAAGATTGCCTATTGGACCCTGTGCATTTCTGTTTGCAGCTATATTTAATCGTGTGTTCACTTATTTGTACTTCTTCCAGTTATGCTTCCCTAAATCATTTAAGTCTGTCTGCACATAAAGATGCTCTCTGTCTGCACACATAAAGAGCATACTGGCTTCCCTTCttgataaaaacatttttgagatgtttgtgcatgtgaacgTATGGTGGGAAAGTTGCTTGCAAGGATACTAGAGGGCGAAAACCTCTTTACTCAAGTTTAACATTATGCAGTATGTATAAATTTAAATAGAGAACAGAGGAATCGAGCGaagaaaagtgaggaaaaaagcaGGTGCTCCTTGGTCATCTCACCCATCTTCTTATAGTACTCCTCCCAGGCCTTGGTGTAGTCCGGCTGGCCCCCATGGGTTTGGGCCGGCTGGGTCTGGTCACCTGAGGCTGGGGCACCTCCAGCTGGATTTGCAGGGTGCTGGGCTGGCACAGACCCCGACGGCTGCTGGTAGTACTGGGCGTAGTAGGCTGCCCAGGCTGCATTGGGGTCAGTGGCTGCTGCCTTGCCTAGAAAAGATGTAGGGTGGAGGGGGTGAGGTCCTCATAGGGTGAGGGTGAGCCCCTGCTACTGGCCTGGAGACCGGGCTTGGAGACCAGGGGGGAAACAGAGACAGGATTAGCCATACCTGCTCATGGTTAAGATACTACATCTCATCACAGCATTTCCACCAGTTTTCCTGCTGACAATCCCAAATTTATAGGAATTTATTCTTTTCACTAATCTGAAATGACTGAACGGAGCATATAAATGTACAGCCAAGAGTGAAAATTTTGCGAGGTTATGAAGGACACCAAGGCGCTAAGATAAGCAAGAATAAACAACAATATTCGAATAAGATCATGCCAAGCAGCAGAGgcagtgaaattaaaagtgACTCACTGGGGTCATGGGGTGCCTGGGGCTGCCACTGCTGGTAGGTGTTGCTCCAGCCCTGAGGGGGATACTGGTGAGGGCCTGGAGGACCACCACTGAGAAGCACATAGGAGTGATTATTATGAATAATTTGTATGCCCAGGATCTTCCTATATTTTCTACAGGTTTATTTATAAGAGATTCTGACTGTACTTGTAGATTAGTTGCTAGTTGCTACTCACTGTGGTGGTCCAGGAGCTCCAGGGGGTCCAGGGTtgtaagggttagggttgtaGGGGCCCATTGGGCCAGCAGGGCCCGGCCCCCCAGGCCCACCTGGGCCCGGACCCACAGGACACAGAGGACCCTGGAACACACAAcataacaatgtaaaaaaaagcaTGTTCTTATGTAAAAGTCAGAGTGGCTCCTTATTTGACAAGTACAAGTGCACAAGGAATATAACCTGGCTGACTGGCTCCAATACATGACAAGATGGCTACATGATAACAAAAGAGTATCCTATATATAATGTAAATAAGATGCACTGCTTGACAATATATAAAACACTGGCTTTGACTGTATACTTGAAGCTGTCAAAGAATTGGTTAATATAGTTAATGATAGCACCAAGTTACAGAGGCAGCCTAGCAAGTGCCATCTTGGAGAGAATATACAGGAAACAATGTGAAACttacacacatttgtgtaaAAAAGTATGTATTAGCGTTGTAAAGACCATGGAGCTATAATTCTCAATATACTATATTCAGTTTTGTTATTTCATGTATATCCTGTTCTTGCAATGCTGCAATGACCCAACTTCCCCTCATGGATCAATTAAgttctttgtggaaaaaaaaatataaaaagcaataaCAACATGCCACACAATATTACAAAAGTCAAACACTCAAGGGAGGATcagaaacaataataaaaggTCATTACATACTAGCAATTCTGTAAAAATGAGTTCTAAGATGGGATTTACAATATGATAAAATTTCAGCCAGTCTGAGCTCctaaaattattacaaaatctAGGAGCCCTGGTGGTAAAGGTCCAATTTTTAGGTCTTATTTTTAGGCCTATTTTGGGACATCCAAAGGGAACCTGGCCAAGGACCTTAGGCTACGATCCAGATCCAAGATCTGTCTAATGGTTGATGCCAGACCCAACTGCAGCTTAAATGTGTACAATATAATCTTAGAAGTAGTCCTGAAAAAAGGTCAATGTACAGAAAGTTAGGATAACATGATCTTCATTTTGTTCCAGTGAGAACTGTAGCCACTGCATTTTTGGATACTGACTTAAATACTAGTACTTCAGTATCCAAGAAAAAGAATGCAAAGTACCTCAATCTTCTCTTCAATGAGCTGCTTGGCGTGGTCAATCTGCTGCGGTGAGCCCCGGATGACAAAGAGTTTGAAGTTGGGGTCTCCGTTGGGGGGCGGCTGTCGGGAGATTTCCACAAAGGCTCCCGTCTGCTGGTTGATGGACTTGACATTTTCTCCCCCACGGCCAATCACCAGGCCACACTTGTGGGCGGGGATGGAGAAGGTCATCTCCCCCCCAGGGTGCCCCCAGCCACCCTGTCCCCTGCCCCGACCCCTGTTGCCTGGTGGCATGCCTGGTGGCCCTGGGGGCCCCTGCGGATCAGGCAGGAGAGGTACAGCATAGTACTTAGTTACATAGTTCTTACACATAATGAATATACAGTAGTTGCTGTTTGTTCTGCTTTAGCCTTCAGGCTGAGGATATTTATATTTCTCAGGGGTGTAGTTCTGCTGATTCAGACATTCTGGAGATTAAAAAGAGGCCTGAGCTGCAAATTGTTAAGTACAGTAATGGCCCCAAGGTTGCTACCATACACTTATTGTCAGCTGCAACTAAGGTGATATCTCAGAGGATGTGCTATATGCATGCTTAAGAATGCGTCAGTGCATATGTATGAgtaagaaagtgaaagtgagcACAGTAAAGTGGTCCATACCccctgtccctcctctctgaCTCTGATGCTCTGAAGCAGGTCGTTGATGATCTGGGCAGCGTGCTCACAGCGGTCAGGAGGACCACTGATGTGGGCGATCTTGTCAGGACCAGTCCCATCATCTGATAGGAAGAGCAAAACCACCCATACTGAGAACATCATGTCACataatgtcaaaatgaaaaatgagatactgtgagcccattttttttttaaaggaacactgttacccttcatttttttccaatgaTACATGCATGTTGAATCAAAGGAAAGATGCAAAGTTAAGTTAAAGATTTTAAGTTGAAATCTTTCAACCTCAGCGTCACCAATTCACCTGATACAGTAAAGCAAGAGCCAAACAGCTTCAGGCAGGACTTTATCCAGCTGCCTGTAAATTTCTTTCCAACATGTTTGACCATCTTACTACAGTGTGGGTGGCTGGTGGGTTCACTGAGCTCTACAACATCATTCAtgtacagagacagaaacaaataaGGGTATTTAACCTTGCAGCTACTTTTAATGGTGCAATATGTAGTTTTGAGAGATATACTTTCAAATCAGAGTTGTGGAAAAACTCTATGGTATAttaaaatatactgtacatgacaTAACATATACATGACATCTATTCTCAGGGAAAAGCTTGGCGCCCGGGACACTGAAAAGTTACaatttcattgttgttgtttacaattTTAGAGCCAAAAATTTTGTTGACGAATTTATTTACTATTCAAAGAAGCATCTTCTAGGCTTCTGTTTGATTTATGGAGcttcaaaatgatttttcattGACTTAATGATAACATGAGAAAGACTAATTCAAAGAATTACATTATAGTAGCAGGCTCTGTAAATGTGAACATTATCTTTCAGAACTACATAGTGTACATTTtatcaatattatgatatgTCAAGTGTTGCCATCAAACAAATGCTTGCATGTCGTCACACCTCTAGATCAAGTCTGACTGGAATCTTCAAGTCAGTGAATGAACTCATGCAATATTGTGAGGCAAAATgatacataaatacatgtagaTAATCTGCATGTAACCGTAAGAATAACAACAAGAGGGTCCTACCTTGTTTGAATTGTATCCTAACTCCAGCGTCATTCTGGATTTTCTTGATCATCTCCCCACTGCGGCCGATGACCACACCCACTGAGTGTCGTGGCACTGGGATCTGACAGGAAAACACATTCCAGAGTTTTGAATTCAGTTTGGGTCACAGATCACTGACCACACTCCCTGACCTcgtgctctcacacacaaacacacttacatcCATGCCTCCCCCCATGCGGGAGCCGTATTCATTCCTTTCACCATAGCCACCatggtctctctccctcagaaTCTCCTGCACCATTTCCTGGGCTTGCTGAATCATGGATTATATGATAACAGAGAGTCACACATAATTACTGATATTATGTTACAGTGGACTGTAAataatcattcattttttaatgaagATAAGGACGTGACATGAGCTCTTTGCTGTACCTGGACTTTGTACGGGTCTCCGATGATGCGTAAGGGCTTATCCATGTTGGGTCCCTGAGAGGCATCCTGGATCAGGATCATCTTCACCCCAGCACGTTCCTGGAATATCGTGCAACCAAGAATTAGTTATGTATAACTTTAATAATACTGGTGGTTGGGCATCGTACAGCATCGGcagctaaactaaactaaatgatTCAATCGCCAGTCAGCCCAAGCCTACTCCATAACTGGCAGATCTGACCACTCAACATTCTCTGAGTACATGCACGTCAGGATAttaacagtaaaaatgaaaagggaATAGCCAGACATGCACGCAAAAATATACCTGTAGCTGTTTGATGGTCTCTCCTCCTTTGCCAATGACAAGGCCAGCTTTGCCCGCAGGGATCATCATCTCCTGCACCGTGCCATTCTGGCCATTAGTCGACTCGTGGTAAGAAGGGGGCGTGCCACGCCCTCGCGACACTATCTCATCCAGTAGCCGCTTGGCTTTCCTGGTTAGGGAGGAGCAAAGACAGGGATTAGTTACATTTATACTATTAACATGTGGACTCACATTCCTTTATGCTCTGatgacttttttaaatttaaccaGAGTACTggtttgtcttttacaaatggatgCTGGCCAAGAAAGGCAGTAAACACAcagtacaaaaaacacaaagattaatacatcaaacaattaaaaattCTCATTCGATATCATATAATGCCATGAGGCATTGAATGGCACCTCCAATATGTTTGATTAGGGAATGCCAGCAGTTTTAGaaaaacagattattttgaTCCCCTGATCCTGGCTTTTGCCAATCATTGCACAAGTATAGTTTTTATAATTGGTGTATTATCGAAAGTTGTGGAATTTGGGCTATGAGAAATGAGTTTGGAAGGACAACAATATTTAGAGAGAGGAAATATATTGCAGACATATACTTTTTATAAAAACATGCACCCGCTTTTGtgtatcttattttttatatcttGTAACCCAGATACGGGGAGCAAAGGGAATGTAATCCCTTTTTGGTGAGGGAGATACCGTAATCACTTTTCACCAaatgctgtctctctgtcatgcCACAGACAGCGCAAATGACAACCTACTCCACCATTAGCCACCATCAGTCTACTTCCAGCATTCAGAATAGATTTTCTGATGTTCTTCACATTAAAACTCACTAATAATCAACCTAATAATCAACCAATGGCACTGGCACTTACTGTATGGAGTCATGGGACCCTGTCAAAGAGACACTCCTCTCTGGAAGACCGCCactgtctggacacacacacacacacacacacacacacacacacacaggagaatgTGTAAGATTTTACCAGCTTTCTATACAACAATAGAGATGGTGAAAATCAAACTGTGTGGAGTTAAATCCTGCAGTagtgaggagctgctgctccaTGAAAGGACAGAGAGTACCTGGAGCTATCTGAACCTTGCAGCCCGAATCCTGTTGTATCTTATTGATCTGTTCACCTCCACGGCCAATAACTAGgaacaaaggagagagagaaggagtacTGATGATGGGTCACACTCTAAAAAGTGGCATTTATTAAGGCAATTAATTGCAGTAAGGAATCAATATCTGCTGTGGGAAAAGAGAGCTGCACTTACTGAGTCCCACCATGCTGTCTGGAACACTGTACTCCTCTGAGGTGGAGGCGGGCCTGGCAACAGGAAGGGCAAGGCAGGAttgaacacagagaaagaaaaagagggagcaAGAAACAATCTAAGTCCCGGTCCAAGGATAACGTTTCTAGAAGCATTACTCCTATATTATTGTCGATCACATCTGTCATAATGCAAAATCATATTgtgaaaagaatgaaaatcaAGTAGATCTCACCTCTGTTGTGCAAGAGCAGCTAACTGTGCTCCAATAGCTGAGATGGGAGGGAgatacacacgcaaacacacagagagagagagtgagagaggggttTTGGATTACTGATGGACTGTGAAGTGAGAATGGCAAACAGAGAGTACAGGGGAAGTGTGCATAGACAAGGGTAAAGGGGCAAACTACTGACATAGGAGTACAGCCAGAAGTCTGTATCAAGTGCTGTTGACTGAGTTAAAACACCACAAAGCAAGAGGTAAACAACCATAAAGCAGCGGGAAGACACTCACACAGTGCTGTGGCTGAATCCATGTCACTCTGTGTGGCCAGCTTTTTACTCTCTGGCTGATCTGTCAAGTGAGCAGATGACACTGAGTGTGAGCAACTGCACAAAGAAGACTTTCACCCTCTGGATCGAGCCGATGTGTGACTCAAATCCTCAAATGCAGCAATGGTTAATACTGTAGTCTGATCATGCATGGCTACCTGCATCCTCGAGCTGTCGTTTCTGCGCAGCGAATGGAAAAACATCCGATGCATTGCTGTTGTTCATGGGAGGAGGACCAGCATCACCCCCTATCTTTGCTGCGATCTGGAGAAGACAAGTGCAAAGTCACCTGAGGGGGCAACACCACTTAACCCTCCAATTCAGCATCAGAACCAGAAACACCCcagatccccaaggggaaattgggtccaaattctcaagagaagagtTCAATTATAAGAagttgaaaaagaaa encodes the following:
- the LOC115363092 gene encoding far upstream element-binding protein 2-like isoform X1, giving the protein MSEYTAVPPPGAPGAALGGQAAIGNGGGIKKDAFADAVQRARQIAAKIGGDAGPPPMNNSNASDVFPFAAQKRQLEDADQPESKKLATQSDMDSATALSIGAQLAALAQQRPASTSEEYSVPDSMVGLIIGRGGEQINKIQQDSGCKVQIAPDSGGLPERSVSLTGSHDSIQKAKRLLDEIVSRGRGTPPSYHESTNGQNGTVQEMMIPAGKAGLVIGKGGETIKQLQERAGVKMILIQDASQGPNMDKPLRIIGDPYKVQQAQEMVQEILRERDHGGYGERNEYGSRMGGGMDIPVPRHSVGVVIGRSGEMIKKIQNDAGVRIQFKQDDGTGPDKIAHISGPPDRCEHAAQIINDLLQSIRVREEGQGGPPGPPGMPPGNRGRGRGQGGWGHPGGEMTFSIPAHKCGLVIGRGGENVKSINQQTGAFVEISRQPPPNGDPNFKLFVIRGSPQQIDHAKQLIEEKIEGPLCPVGPGPGGPGGPGPAGPMGPYNPNPYNPGPPGAPGPPHGGPPGPHQYPPQGWSNTYQQWQPQAPHDPSKAAATDPNAAWAAYYAQYYQQPSGSVPAQHPANPAGGAPASGDQTQPAQTHGGQPDYTKAWEEYYKKMAQAGASVPGAAAGAPGAAGGAAATAGGQPDYSAAWAEYYRQQAAYYGQTGQAPGQPAAPQQGQTQ
- the LOC115363092 gene encoding far upstream element-binding protein 2-like isoform X2 yields the protein MSEYTAVPPPGAPGAALGGQAAIGNGGGIKKDAFADAVQRARQIAAKIGGDAGPPPMNNSNASDVFPFAAQKRQLEDADQPESKKLATQSDMDSATALSIGAQLAALAQQRPASTSEEYSVPDSMVGLIIGRGGEQINKIQQDSGCKVQIAPDSGGLPERSVSLTGSHDSIQKAKRLLDEIVSRGRGTPPSYHESTNGQNGTVQEMMIPAGKAGLVIGKGGETIKQLQERAGVKMILIQDASQGPNMDKPLRIIGDPYKVQQAQEMVQEILRERDHGGYGERNEYGSRMGGGMDIPVPRHSVGVVIGRSGEMIKKIQNDAGVRIQFKQDDGTGPDKIAHISGPPDRCEHAAQIINDLLQSIRVREEGQGGPPGPPGMPPGNRGRGRGQGGWGHPGGEMTFSIPAHKCGLVIGRGGENVKSINQQTGAFVEISRQPPPNGDPNFKLFVIRGSPQQIDHAKQLIEEKIEGPLCPVGPGPGGPGGPGPAGPMGPYNPNPYNPGPPGAPGPPHGGPPGPHQYPPQGWSNTYQQWQPQAPHDPTRSPGQ